The genomic region AACGACAGTGACTTCGCAGCGGTGACGGCGATCGACCCGTGTTCGATGAAGACGTGCAGCCGGTCGGGATCGCGCGCGAACTCGGGCAGGGCGGCAGTGAGCGCCGCGCGCACGCTATCGGGCTTCTTCATGGCGCCGATTCCTCCGTGTCGCGTACTCGGGTCTGCAGCGCGATCAGTTGCTCGGCGTTTTCGTGACAGGTGGTGTAGTTGCCGGCGACGGTTGCGGCGACGGCAGAGAGCGCAATGCCCGAGGGGGCCGCATCAGCGCTTCCGGGATCGCCCACCGGCACGTTGGCGGCGGCGCCGTTGTGCACGCGCACAAACCCAACAGGAACAACGCAGGCGCGATCCGCTTCGCGATCCACATAGACGGGAATCTCCTTGATGATGGTGTCGCCCTTCCCACGGACGACCTGAACACGGTCGACGTACTGCGTGACGACCTTCACGTCGCGGCGTGCCGCGTCGCGCTCGGCCGTCCGATCGCGCACGTCGCGCGCGAGATCGTCGACGCGCTGGCCGGCGTCGACCAGGCGCGCATGCTGGATCGCGATGACGACGACAGCTACGGCGAGCGCGATCGCGCCGGCGACGAAGATACGGGCGCCGATCGTCACGCGGCCGCCCGGCTGTAGCGATCGAAGGCCCGTTCGAGCTTCACGTCGTACAGGTTCTCTGCGTAAGCCTTGCCGTTGTACAGCTCGGCGAACTTCGCCCACTTCTTACCGCGCAGCGCGGCGAGCATTACCTTGTCAGCCAGGACGAAGCGGACGAATGCCTCGAGCTGCTCGGCCTCGCTGACCTTCATCGCGTCGACGAATGCGAACACGTCCGGATAGCCGAGCGCCTTCCAGTGGAAGCCCATGATTTGAAACGCGCCCCAGCTCGTCGCTTCGAGCGCGCATGCGGCCGAAATTTGCGACGCGCTCGCCAGGCGCGCATATTCCGCCGCGTCGCCGGCGTAGCCGCCGCGCTTCGGGTTGACCAGGGCCGGATATTTCGCCGCCAGCGCGTCCGCGTCCAGGCCGGCCGCCGCGAGCTGGCGATACATGATGTGCCGCTCGTACAGGATCACGGGCCGGCCGTCAGGCAGGAACCCGGCGCCTTTCGATTCCACCTCATTGACGGCACGCACGGCCGCGATATCGACCTGCAGCCGATCAGCCGCGTACTGCAGGTCGGCGTCGGTGAGGTGACGCGGATCGCGCCGGCCGGCCGAGAGCGTCGACCAGGTCTTCGGGCCGGCGATGCCGTCTGCGACCAGCCCGTGCGTGGCCTGAAACGCCACCACGGCGTTACGGGTTGCGCTGCCGTAAATCGCGTCGGTGTCGAGACGCGCGCCGGCTGCGATGAGCTGGCGCTGCAGGTAGCTGACGTCGGAGCCGCGGTCGCCGAGGCGCAGGGTCTTATACATGGCGCCCCCATACCTTGAATTGCAGCACGCGCGCGATCACGGAGTCGCGCGGGTTGCCACGGTGGAACAGTTCGACGACGTTGCCGCGAACGCCGTACACGGCGAGGCACAGGACGCCGACCAGCACCGTGTCGGCAAGATTCGCTGGCGGCAGCATGCCGAACGCGGCGCGGATCGGCGCGGCGCCGGCGGCGACCGCGATCGTGTACGCCAGACATGCCGCGAGCGGCCGGTGGGCGCTCGTGCCACGGCGGAAGGTCACGAGGCGCAGCGCGAGCGCCGCACACAGCAGCACATAGACGGTCGTGATCATTACTTTTCCCTCCCCTTGAACACGTTCAGCAGCCGATCGGGCGCGTCGGCCTGGGCGATCAGCCACAGCAGCAGCTTCACGACGAGCGCGGATGCGATCAGCGCGCCGATGCCGGCGTGCACCTCAACGCGGGCCGGCAGCACCGCGTCGAGCGCGGCGGCGAACAGCTCGGCTGTGAGGCACCCGGCGACGAACGAGATCACGAAGAACGCGATGCGCTTCGGAATCGACGGATCGGCGGCCGTCATCACAAACAGCAGCGAGCCGGCGAACGCGCCCATGACGACGTTGGCGTCGACGCCGGGAAACAGCGAAAGCGTGGCGACGCCGAGCGCCGCGACCGTCGCGGACGACGTGGAAATAGGTTCAGCCATTCTCAGTCCCATAACTGGAGCCGCTCGGCACCGGATTGCGCCGCTTGCGGTACTTCGTCGGGCAGCTCGACGAGCAGCCCGTGAGGCAGGATCGGGCCGTACTGCGCCAGGTCCCGGTTGAGGTCGAGCACCGCTTCGACGACGCCGCGCGTGCGGCCTAGCACACGCCAGCAAAGCGCGTCGATGGTTTCACCCTGTATCGCACGTACCTCCATCAGGTCCGCTCCTGGCCGTTGGCGTCGAACGTCGCAATGAGATCGGGCTTGCTGCGCTCACGTCGTTGTCTGCACTCGCCGGCAATGCAATGCAGCGCATCTTCGACGTATTCGAACCAGTCAATGTCGCGCCAGAAGAACCATGCATACCGACGTTGCAATCGGTGCGGTTGTGATCGACCGTTGCGGAAGCGACGGCCGGGCTGATGGCACAGGCGGAACACGGCGCGGGCCATCAGATCAGCTCCACGGTGACGCGTGGCCGGCCAACGATGTCGCTGATTGCCCACCGAGCATCACGGCGCAGCTCGTCGCCCTGGGGCTCGAGCTCGTCTGCGCGGCGTGCGCCGTCGCCTGTCGTGTCGTAGTCGCGGTACCGCTCGATAAGCGTCGCCTTCGCCAGGCAATACACCGCGCGCCGGTAGTGCTGCAGCCGTACGCTTTCGCCGTCGAGCTGGTCGGCCGGCACGTCGGCCAGGCAGGTGATGCCGGCTTCGCGCCACACCGCGCGTGCGCTGCGCAGTTCGTCGTTTACCTCGGCGA from Burkholderia glumae LMG 2196 = ATCC 33617 harbors:
- a CDS encoding N-acetylmuramidase domain-containing protein, producing the protein MYKTLRLGDRGSDVSYLQRQLIAAGARLDTDAIYGSATRNAVVAFQATHGLVADGIAGPKTWSTLSAGRRDPRHLTDADLQYAADRLQVDIAAVRAVNEVESKGAGFLPDGRPVILYERHIMYRQLAAAGLDADALAAKYPALVNPKRGGYAGDAAEYARLASASQISAACALEATSWGAFQIMGFHWKALGYPDVFAFVDAMKVSEAEQLEAFVRFVLADKVMLAALRGKKWAKFAELYNGKAYAENLYDVKLERAFDRYSRAAA
- a CDS encoding phage holin family protein, producing the protein MITTVYVLLCAALALRLVTFRRGTSAHRPLAACLAYTIAVAAGAAPIRAAFGMLPPANLADTVLVGVLCLAVYGVRGNVVELFHRGNPRDSVIARVLQFKVWGRHV
- a CDS encoding putative holin, which translates into the protein MAEPISTSSATVAALGVATLSLFPGVDANVVMGAFAGSLLFVMTAADPSIPKRIAFFVISFVAGCLTAELFAAALDAVLPARVEVHAGIGALIASALVVKLLLWLIAQADAPDRLLNVFKGREK
- a CDS encoding tail protein X; translated protein: MEVRAIQGETIDALCWRVLGRTRGVVEAVLDLNRDLAQYGPILPHGLLVELPDEVPQAAQSGAERLQLWD
- a CDS encoding head completion/stabilization protein, producing the protein MSFVSTPPLPRAPADAEPAKPIKNDPFYPDVSLEHARDTMRLDGSITGARLRHELLAAIAEVNDELRSARAVWREAGITCLADVPADQLDGESVRLQHYRRAVYCLAKATLIERYRDYDTTGDGARRADELEPQGDELRRDARWAISDIVGRPRVTVELI